The nucleotide window GCACTGTCACACATAGTTATTATCCTCTTAGTATGAATTTTATACACAGAGTCTTTCTTGGCAAAGACGCAAGTTCAACTCCTGCATTTTCACTCAGAAGTGTAGGCCAAGTTTTAGTATCAGATACAGCAATATACTTTCCccttacaaaaagaaaaaaggttaaaaCAAATTATCTATTATTTCGTCTCCTCACATGTGCAGAACCTATATTTGATAAGGGACAGTACCctagaaattttatttataacgTTATGGCAAGTTTCACCAAATTTACAGCATTTGCAGATATTctaaaatctgattttgaaTAATACTACTCCAAAATACTAAAATCCAGTTGATGACTCAAGGACACGATTCAAAATATCTGGAAAGCATTCACATTCAGGAAAGGAAGCAAATACCTAGAAGTGTTTAGAAGTAAGCAATAATCTTTTGGCGAACACAGAGGGTTAAGTGCACTAAAAGCAATTAAGATTTAAGTGGAAAGAAAGCATATAAGCTTTCCCTACTCTCAAGgtggaagaaagcaaagcagactAAGAAATACATTCTTAGTCCATTTTGATGGGTAGTACAGTTAATACAAAAAACAAGTTATTTTAACATTCAAGTCTGAAAGagcttgctttatttctttaagaaaaGGAAGGTCACTTTTTTCCATTAACATCTGTGGCTCTTTCTTTAAAAGCATCAGAAATGTTGCTTTTTGCTATGGCCAGAGGAGAGGGTAATCTAAACAGAGATCATTAACACAGAGATTATGCAAATACACGCCAGTTTTCTATTCTGCCAGTAAATCACTACCAGTGGTGAATCTGAAAGAAGATGATCTCAAACTCAACAAATTACTAATTGGGTAACTGTAGTGGTTAACTACATAGTGCTTTGCATATGTATTAGttacaattaattttctttcaagccCAGATGGCTTCTGTCAGAAAGGGTTTTGTTACACAGGAGAAGTAAACTCGAAGTATTCGTTATAATCTCTTTCTTTGAAGTATCTAAATCTCTAGAATAATactgattctgtgaaaagccTCCTAAACTAACAGAAGTCCTGAAGAAGACTACTTCATccaaaatgagaggaaaaatactaagaggaaatatttttcttactaGTTTTacaaaatgtgaaagaaaatcaattttcaaaaaataagTACTTCTTTCCCACAAGCAACTACTCAAGAAGTTTTTCACACTGAAGATACATAGCTCAGTGAAATTGTTCTTACTATATCAGTTTGACCCAAAATATTCATTCCCACAAGAACTGCTTCAGAGACACAAATCAAGAGCCAACTCCACACGACATGATACTTATATAAGAAAAAAGCAGTGGATGACTTCCAGCTAGTCAATTTCcactaaaaaaccaaaaagtaaaGTATTTCACATTGGCACACCCATATTTTCAgcagaattaaaattaattatgagGAAGTATTACTCTGCATATGTCACTGCCgataaaagttaaaaatttcAGCAATTAACACAGATGTTCTTTCTTGTACTATATTTGTTAGCTgtgatacttttaaaaaaaaattaaatggaataTCAAATATGATGCTTCTTTGTCAGCTCTTTTGACCATAAATAAACCACAGCCAAATGTTTACtagaaaagctgctgaaagaaaacagcaactgGCCTACTTACTTGAATCAGGCATAATGCGAAGGTCACCTTCTTTATAATCATCTAAGAGCTGGTACATGTACAAGACGGGATCTTTCTCATAGGTAATATAAAACCATGTGTTCATAATAGGAGCTCGAGCCAAAACCATCCCCCTCCATTCATCTTTTGAGCCATCCTCTGTCTCAAACATATGTTCCACGGCTTTACCAATCATTGTGTCTGCCAGGTGGGCATCACTAATTCGAGACGAAGCTGAAATGAGAGCATTTCAGAAATTCATTCAAAAGCACAGATATGTATCTTtgtaaaaataatctttatgTTGATTAATGCACAAATTTGATTGGCAGTTAGTAAACTCATACGCAAAACAAACAGTGTCCATTCCAGAGAgttcagtgctgcagaactAAGAACTTCAGAATGTTGTTAAAATAACAATGAATTACTGTACTCCCTTTGATTAAACAATCACAATGTAAGCTAACAAGAGATCAACTGAGCACCAAAGACTCTGAACTTTAACTAGACACTGGATAGGGAGAGGCAGAAACAAAAGGCCTATCTCAAGGCAGTTCTATGATATTATTAATTCAGCTTTGGGGTTTGGTTCCTCAAAATGCCACCCTACAGATTGTAACCAATTCCTTTGCAGTTAGAATAAGCACCAGCTTTTTCTATTTACAAACTAGTGTTTACTTGAGTAGATATCAAACTTGGTGGATTGAAAAACCTGCAGTTTAACAATCCAAGTtaattctgaaaaacaaaaagcattatTACTAATTAGGTTAATTCACTTAGAAAATGTCTTCCAGCCATTATTATAAGTACATGGCAGtagtacaagaaaaaaatgtagccTTATTACTGTTAAGACACACAAAACAGACAATACAATCTACAGACGGCTTAGAGTTGAAATTTCAACAGAAATATCAATGTTAATCTGAAAACTACAAAATGTAGTGCATACTGCTTAAAGACAGAGGACAGCAACTGCACTCAATAGCATCATCAAAATTTggtggaacagaaaaaaaatcaaagcatttaGATTACCTGTCATCagacaaaaatgaaattgaCACTTAAGTAACACTTAAGTGGTCATAGGTTATCCTGGGGCAAGTCTGGAGGGATTAATGGAAAAAATTTGGTGATAAATGTCAGCCAATATGTATATTTACTTAGGAGAAAAACCTTAAACACTTACCAACTCTGTCTGGAAGAACTTCAAGTGCTGAAACTCTTTCATCTTTGTGAAGTTCTAGTCCATACACACAATCAAATCCATCATACTTTATGAGATAGAGAGAGGGATTTACAGGAACTTGATCAAGAACTGTGCCCTTCCATTGTGTTACAGGtccacttccttctttccatccATGCTGTATCCTGCAGCCTACAATATTTCTTCGTGGCTGAGAAATAGGTTTGCTTGGTCCCACATTGTTTCTATGTTTTCTGTACACAGATACAAACATTAATATTAAACAAATACATACATATTCTACTTCATAAAATAGCTGTATGCTTTTACTTGACAATATTTTTTATAGCTTATCATACTTTATTCAAATTAGGTCATAAAGCTTATCACGCtttattggaaaaaagaaaaacatacttAAAAGTAGTGACACATTTTTGACATCTGTGTAAGTTCAGTTTCCTAGCAGTAAATTCTAAATGTAGTTTCCTTAAGCCAAAATATCTGTTCTATCCCTTGCTACACTGAATGTCAAAAGTGAAACTCACCTGATCAAATCTCAAAGCACAAGGTTAGCTGGCAGTATTACAACTTTACTACCTCGTTACTCTCTGCAGAACAGTAAACAACTTCTTCCCAGAAGGAAGAAGTCAGTGCAAGCATTAGGTGGCTGACTATAATTctttcaaaatgtttatttaccCCAAAACAGACCTGTTTTCGCCTGAAGAAAATTTTGGCTCCTCCATTCACAGGTAATTTTGATCCCAAGTAGTTTTAAAGACGTGACAACAACAACACTTCCGTATTTAgtatggaaaatgaaaaactgcATGTAATGTAAATGGTCAGAGAGGGGATACCCCTTTATGTGGAAAACAGATCAAGTAACTTTTTTGTCCTTCTGATATTTTCATGGAATTGGCATGAAAATTCCCTCTGGTAAGTAACAGCTGCTATTCTGACGAACTGTAATGTAAGCCATTTGACAGTTCCAAATCACTGAAAGTGTTATTCAAGTTTTGTTTTACCCAGCTATTAAAAACACAGTTTTGAACACAAATGGATGAAACTATGGGGCATTATGACAATATACAAAATTCACCTGGATATCAACTAGCTTTAAATTTTTGGGCTACTACATGTAGCACACATCATTTCAAAGGCAGTAATACATGCCCACAACTAGCTTAAAATTAACATCTAAAAAATGATCAGTTGCAGAAGGCAATATTTTTCCTTAGATTAGAGACAGTGATCAAAGAAAAAGGTCTCCAGATATGATTAATGCTCTAAAAGAAGTCCATATATGAACCAAAAAATATAGATAACAATCATACCACTGAAATCCTGGAAGCAGTATTTCAGAATAATACACTCACAATATGATATTGGAATGTTTAATGCTG belongs to Haemorhous mexicanus isolate bHaeMex1 chromosome Z, bHaeMex1.pri, whole genome shotgun sequence and includes:
- the SPIN1 gene encoding spindlin-1, giving the protein MKTPFGKSPGQRSRADAGHAGVSASMMKKRTSHKKHRNNVGPSKPISQPRRNIVGCRIQHGWKEGSGPVTQWKGTVLDQVPVNPSLYLIKYDGFDCVYGLELHKDERVSALEVLPDRVASSRISDAHLADTMIGKAVEHMFETEDGSKDEWRGMVLARAPIMNTWFYITYEKDPVLYMYQLLDDYKEGDLRIMPDSNDSPPAEREPGEVVDSLVGKQVEYAKEDGSKRTGMVIHQVEAKPSVYFIKFDDDFHIYVYDLVKTS